From one Caminicella sporogenes DSM 14501 genomic stretch:
- the spoIIIAA gene encoding stage III sporulation protein AA: MEKHKEKNNSFIGIKHMEKKIEELNFNEVLSILPVRLRKILMKISSNTIKNVEEIRLRVNRPLIINVSGEDYFVTDTGIITKNKHNIIMVNKLDIETCFQLVTDYSAYALEEEIRNGFITIKGGHRVGICGKTIIEKKRVKTLKDISGLNIRFSKEKIGCAKKVIRYIIKSQNSIYNTLIISPPQCGKTTLLRDIVRLISNGVADLNFKGINVGVVDERSEIGGCYNGVPQNDIGIRTDILDSCPKAEGMIMLIRSMSPKVIVTDEIGRDDDIYALKEAMNAGVKFITTIHGSSLEEVCRRENISKLIKNKVFERVIILSNKPKVGTVRKIIDCKNNKILNDVLLYDRSETDYD, encoded by the coding sequence ATGGAAAAACATAAAGAAAAAAATAATAGCTTTATAGGAATAAAACATATGGAAAAGAAAATTGAAGAGTTAAATTTTAATGAAGTTTTATCAATACTTCCTGTAAGGCTGCGAAAAATACTTATGAAAATTTCTTCAAATACTATTAAAAATGTAGAAGAAATTAGATTGAGAGTGAACAGACCTTTAATTATTAATGTCAGTGGAGAAGATTATTTTGTTACTGATACAGGTATTATAACAAAAAATAAACATAATATTATTATGGTTAACAAACTTGATATTGAAACGTGTTTTCAATTGGTTACTGATTATTCAGCCTATGCTCTTGAAGAAGAAATAAGAAATGGTTTTATTACTATAAAAGGTGGACATAGAGTTGGAATATGTGGAAAGACAATTATAGAAAAAAAAAGAGTAAAAACATTAAAAGATATATCGGGTTTAAATATAAGATTTTCAAAAGAAAAAATTGGATGTGCTAAAAAAGTAATTAGATATATTATCAAGTCGCAAAATTCTATTTATAATACACTTATTATTTCTCCGCCTCAATGTGGTAAGACAACACTTTTAAGAGATATTGTAAGACTTATAAGTAATGGTGTAGCTGATTTGAATTTTAAAGGGATTAATGTAGGAGTTGTAGATGAAAGGTCTGAAATAGGAGGATGTTATAATGGTGTACCTCAAAATGATATAGGAATTAGGACAGATATACTTGATAGTTGTCCAAAGGCAGAAGGAATGATAATGCTCATAAGGTCTATGTCTCCAAAAGTAATAGTAACTGATGAAATTGGTAGAGATGATGATATTTATGCACTTAAAGAAGCAATGAATGCTGGAGTGAAGTTTATAACGACTATTCATGGCAGTAGTCTTGAAGAAGTTTGCAGGAGAGAAAATATTTCTAAATTAATAAAGAATAAGGTATTTGAGAGGGTAATAATTTTGTCAAATAAGCCAAAAGTAGGAACAGTAAGAAAAATAATAGATTGTAAAAATAATAAAATTCTTAACGATGTACTCCTATACGATAGGAGTGAAACAGATTATGATTAA
- a CDS encoding CD1247 N-terminal domain-containing protein → MSYLSERVAYLRGLAEGMELDLNSKEGKLLGYIIDVLEDFADAIEYIDDEIEEIDEYVEAIDEDLADLEDDYYEEYEELDDDFEMIECPTCGEEIYVEDDLFDDCDEVEITCPNCNEKIYLSEDCDCCSFDNDDDEE, encoded by the coding sequence ATGAGTTATTTAAGTGAAAGAGTTGCATATTTAAGAGGCTTAGCAGAAGGAATGGAATTGGATTTAAATTCAAAGGAAGGGAAGCTTTTAGGTTACATAATAGATGTATTGGAAGACTTTGCAGATGCAATAGAATACATAGATGATGAAATTGAAGAAATAGATGAATATGTTGAAGCCATAGATGAAGATTTAGCAGATTTAGAAGATGACTATTATGAAGAATATGAAGAGTTAGATGATGATTTTGAAATGATAGAATGTCCTACATGTGGTGAAGAAATTTATGTTGAAGATGATTTATTTGATGATTGTGACGAAGTAGAGATTACTTGTCCAAATTGTAATGAAAAGATTTATTTATCTGAAGACTGTGATTGCTGCAGTTTTGATAATGATGACGATGAAGAATAA
- the efp gene encoding elongation factor P — translation MISAGDFRKGVTFEINGEPFVVVDFQHVKPGKGAAFVRTKYKSLISGTIREQAFNPNDKFPRAHIETKEMQYLYTDGEFYYFMDNETYEQIPLTFEQVEDAIKYIKENDNATLKFYKGKCFQVDPPNFVELVVVETEPGVKGDTATNVTKRAKLETGAEVQVPLFVNEGDKVKVDTRTGEYLSRA, via the coding sequence ATGATTTCAGCAGGAGATTTCAGAAAAGGAGTTACTTTTGAAATTAATGGAGAACCTTTTGTAGTTGTTGATTTTCAACATGTAAAACCTGGAAAAGGAGCTGCTTTTGTTAGAACAAAATATAAGAGCTTAATTTCAGGTACTATAAGAGAGCAAGCTTTTAATCCAAATGATAAATTTCCTAGAGCACATATAGAAACTAAAGAGATGCAATATCTATATACAGATGGAGAATTTTACTACTTTATGGATAATGAAACATATGAACAAATTCCACTTACTTTTGAACAAGTAGAAGATGCAATAAAGTATATAAAAGAAAATGATAATGCAACTCTTAAGTTTTATAAAGGTAAATGCTTCCAAGTAGATCCTCCTAACTTTGTTGAATTAGTTGTAGTTGAAACAGAACCGGGAGTAAAAGGTGATACTGCTACAAATGTTACTAAACGTGCAAAGTTAGAAACAGGTGCAGAAGTACAAGTTCCATTGTTTGTAAATGAAGGCGATAAGGTAAAAGTAGACACAAGAACTGGGGAGTATTTATCTAGAGCTTAA
- a CDS encoding M24 family metallopeptidase, which yields MNNKVNNFRKKIIEKGLDAAVVYKPQNRRYLSGFTGTAGYVVITRDRNIFITDFRYVEQASKQCKGFEIIKHSNEKSLYDILNNLQIKKLGFEEDFVTFLQYREFEEKLNNIELVPLNGIINDLRKIKTEDEIENIRKAASIADMAFKHICSVLKPGITEWEISLELENFMKRQGASGTSFESIVASGKRSALPHGVASQKIIEKGDFVTLDFGCVYNGYCSDMTRTVVIGKATERQREIYEIVLQAQKAALENIRAGITGFEVDKIARDIITNKGYGEYFGHGLGHGVGLEVHENPRLSPLGKDTLEENMVVTDEPGIYIPDFGGVRIEDLVVVKKDGCELLSKSPKDLIEI from the coding sequence ATGAATAATAAAGTTAATAATTTTAGAAAAAAGATTATTGAAAAAGGATTAGATGCTGCAGTTGTATATAAGCCTCAAAATAGAAGATATTTAAGTGGATTTACTGGAACAGCTGGATATGTTGTAATAACTAGAGATAGAAATATATTTATTACTGATTTTAGATACGTAGAGCAGGCCTCAAAACAGTGTAAAGGTTTTGAAATAATAAAACATTCGAATGAAAAATCTTTATATGATATTTTAAATAATCTGCAGATTAAAAAGTTAGGATTTGAAGAAGATTTTGTTACTTTTTTACAGTATAGAGAATTTGAAGAAAAACTAAATAATATTGAATTAGTACCATTAAATGGTATCATAAATGATTTGAGAAAAATTAAAACAGAAGATGAGATTGAAAATATTAGAAAAGCAGCTAGTATTGCCGATATGGCTTTTAAGCATATTTGTTCAGTATTAAAACCCGGAATTACTGAATGGGAAATATCCTTGGAATTAGAAAATTTCATGAAAAGACAAGGTGCATCAGGTACTTCTTTTGAAAGCATAGTTGCATCTGGTAAACGTTCAGCACTTCCACATGGTGTTGCTTCACAAAAAATTATAGAAAAAGGCGATTTTGTTACTTTAGATTTTGGGTGTGTATATAATGGTTATTGTTCTGATATGACAAGGACTGTTGTAATTGGAAAAGCAACAGAAAGACAAAGAGAAATATATGAAATAGTTTTACAAGCTCAAAAAGCTGCGCTAGAAAACATTAGAGCTGGGATAACAGGCTTTGAAGTAGATAAAATTGCTAGAGATATTATTACCAATAAGGGATATGGAGAATATTTTGGTCATGGACTTGGTCATGGAGTAGGTCTTGAAGTTCATGAAAATCCTAGATTATCTCCACTTGGTAAAGATACTCTAGAGGAAAATATGGTAGTTACTGATGAGCCTGGTATATATATTCCTGACTTTGGTGGTGTTAGAATAGAGGATTTAGTTGTTGTAAAAAAAGATGGATGTGAATTATTATCTAAATCACCAAAGGATTTAATTGAAATTTAA
- the aroQ gene encoding type II 3-dehydroquinate dehydratase, whose translation MKKAKILVLNGPNLNLLGIRDTKLYGQKTLEYINNILKREAENLNFEISFFQSNCEGQIIDKIHEAYGVYRGIIINPGAYTHYSIAIRDAIASVEIPTVEVHLSNIYNREEFRTKSVIAPVCVGQISGFKEYGYILALFALHEMLNRRYENE comes from the coding sequence ATGAAAAAAGCTAAAATATTAGTTTTAAATGGTCCAAATTTAAATCTATTGGGTATAAGAGATACAAAACTTTATGGACAAAAAACTTTGGAATATATAAATAATATTTTAAAAAGGGAAGCAGAAAATTTAAATTTTGAAATTTCTTTTTTTCAATCAAATTGTGAAGGACAGATAATAGATAAAATACATGAAGCGTATGGAGTTTACAGAGGTATTATTATAAATCCCGGAGCATATACCCATTATAGTATAGCTATAAGAGATGCAATTGCTTCTGTTGAGATACCTACTGTCGAAGTTCATTTATCCAATATTTATAATAGAGAAGAGTTTAGGACTAAGTCTGTTATAGCTCCAGTTTGTGTAGGGCAAATCAGCGGTTTTAAAGAATATGGGTATATTTTAGCATTATTTGCTCTACATGAAATGTTAAATAGGAGGTATGAAAATGAATAA
- a CDS encoding shikimate kinase translates to MRENIVLIGFMGTGKTTVGRLLAKKFNMKFIDSDDEIIRKTGMSINKIFEKYGEEYFRNLEKIVIEEISKLDGCVIATGGGVVKDERNILNLKKKGLIFHLNGSVSKIKENLESEIHKRPLLNCDNYYEKIKLLLEERRELYKRASDFDINIDFLSSNEVAVKIMEIYNSKKL, encoded by the coding sequence ATGAGAGAAAATATAGTTTTAATTGGGTTTATGGGTACAGGTAAAACTACAGTAGGAAGATTATTGGCTAAAAAATTTAATATGAAATTTATTGATTCTGATGATGAAATAATTAGGAAAACCGGGATGTCTATAAATAAAATATTTGAAAAATATGGTGAAGAATATTTTAGAAATTTAGAAAAAATTGTGATAGAAGAGATATCTAAGTTAGACGGGTGTGTTATAGCTACAGGTGGTGGAGTTGTAAAAGATGAAAGAAATATTTTAAATTTAAAGAAGAAAGGTTTAATTTTTCACTTAAATGGCAGTGTATCAAAAATAAAAGAAAATTTAGAAAGTGAAATTCATAAAAGACCTTTGCTAAATTGTGATAATTATTATGAAAAAATCAAATTACTACTTGAAGAGAGAAGAGAACTTTATAAAAGAGCATCAGATTTTGATATAAATATTGATTTTTTATCTTCCAATGAAGTTGCAGTTAAGATAATGGAAATTTATAATTCTAAAAAGTTATAA
- a CDS encoding late competence development ComFB family protein has translation MKVFLKNYMEVVIDRILPELLSGFEDICKCEKCQMDIKAIALNNLKPHYIVSEKGRLYEKVYEMDMQFCVDVMKALINAIDIVSKNPRH, from the coding sequence ATGAAAGTTTTTCTCAAAAATTATATGGAAGTAGTTATTGACCGTATATTACCTGAGCTATTGAGTGGTTTTGAAGACATATGTAAATGTGAAAAGTGTCAAATGGATATTAAAGCTATAGCTCTTAATAATTTAAAACCGCATTATATTGTCAGTGAAAAAGGAAGACTTTATGAAAAAGTTTATGAAATGGATATGCAATTTTGTGTAGATGTTATGAAGGCTCTTATTAATGCAATAGATATAGTATCTAAAAATCCTAGACATTAA
- a CDS encoding PilW family protein: MNNKHGFTLVEVLISIAIMGIILSAVFSFFLSNYKTFIKSDNQIEAQYQAQIAMNELVENIMEAEALVVADLGNRIGNKYPVKTLVFKIYDEERDVYIKYEYKEDKLYRTSKLEIPLGFDIKDYYKKDKFNTNQYAVGIKDFKIELIGGDKTELEKVRGIKIFITSSVGSEEITLTNQVYFRNWKKEN, from the coding sequence TTGAATAATAAGCATGGATTTACATTGGTTGAAGTTTTAATATCAATAGCAATAATGGGAATAATTTTATCTGCTGTTTTTTCTTTTTTTCTGTCTAATTATAAAACATTTATAAAAAGTGATAATCAAATAGAAGCTCAATATCAAGCTCAAATTGCAATGAATGAATTAGTAGAAAATATAATGGAAGCAGAAGCATTAGTAGTAGCGGATTTGGGAAATAGGATAGGGAATAAATATCCGGTTAAAACATTAGTTTTCAAAATATATGATGAAGAAAGAGATGTCTACATAAAGTATGAATATAAGGAAGATAAACTATATCGAACATCAAAATTAGAAATTCCTTTGGGTTTTGATATTAAAGATTATTATAAAAAAGATAAATTTAATACAAATCAATATGCTGTTGGCATAAAGGATTTTAAAATAGAACTCATAGGGGGAGATAAGACAGAACTTGAAAAAGTTAGAGGTATAAAAATATTTATTACCAGCAGTGTTGGTAGTGAAGAAATAACACTTACAAATCAAGTATATTTTAGAAATTGGAAAAAAGAAAATTAG
- a CDS encoding vWA domain-containing protein, with product MKKNTAIVIILFLMLGCIFPSADYALSYQKPNVKAPVNMVRSVEKSQVLVGEEFKVRYKFQPQPIPAGQISPDVYLKDKEIVLVMDTSGSMNWNLDGGNYGQSRMKIAKKAAKHFIDKLKYDPSIKIALIEYNNFASVKQDLVKLTDRYDKLNKQIDNLKAGGGTNIGDGLRKAYYTLLNSGSDNARKYIVFLTDGEPTAFSFDSIRYRKKWFWDIWTPSIGELVGDNYSIMVSAISNPVYKMDNDSSINCFVNWGTNDYNNYSLEYAKKVSNMIGNSDTPIIDAFFIAFSRDSNSNKLKEIANECNGYYKKAVDDKALDEVYDKLSQQIASDLPIHSIYFEETFPDNIEIVNVPQNMEIRGQKVIGDIGSINYNLNKETNQFEAEPFEFEITLRAKETGRFVLGENDTSFIRYTDIDGTVNTIKYFPESEISVYENQPPEIKAKISNSFESDKIYRLNIDIDEPAQIEIMDVNGNSLGKYTRNTKGSFDIELNKEDLVGNYIIVKAIDYFQNEVEEKVPLIQINEIDISDNINENNNREGNIKIVTQENSIIREITLNDILLGENRLTDNGEYVQQVELIHGMNSLKIVVVNEYNNIAELNYKIMSDNTSLKIYSKYNNNQTKIMQKTVEDIKFNFKINVPVNDLEFVLDLTKNADSDINLNTISIFDDNVKIIKTDTGKNIEDINVMSTINQNGNLIISIDKDSPIESGEYTILVPIKVNDNELGNSSEFNLNIIKYKINGSEVDLKDSPVEINIKVVKLPGLL from the coding sequence ATGAAGAAAAATACAGCTATAGTTATTATTTTATTTTTGATGTTAGGCTGTATATTTCCAAGTGCAGATTATGCTTTGAGTTATCAAAAACCTAATGTTAAAGCACCAGTTAATATGGTAAGGTCTGTTGAAAAAAGTCAAGTACTTGTAGGTGAAGAATTTAAAGTGAGGTATAAATTTCAGCCTCAGCCGATACCTGCAGGTCAAATTTCGCCTGATGTATATTTGAAAGATAAAGAAATTGTTTTGGTAATGGATACTTCAGGCAGTATGAATTGGAATTTAGATGGTGGTAATTATGGACAAAGCAGAATGAAAATAGCTAAAAAAGCTGCTAAACATTTTATAGATAAGTTAAAGTACGATCCATCGATAAAAATAGCTTTAATTGAATACAATAACTTTGCATCTGTTAAACAGGATTTAGTCAAACTTACAGATAGATATGATAAGTTGAATAAACAAATAGATAATTTAAAGGCTGGTGGAGGAACAAATATTGGAGATGGATTGAGAAAAGCTTATTATACTTTATTAAATAGCGGCAGTGATAATGCAAGAAAATATATTGTCTTTTTAACTGATGGTGAACCTACTGCATTTTCTTTTGATAGTATAAGATATAGAAAAAAATGGTTTTGGGATATATGGACTCCTTCTATAGGTGAATTAGTAGGAGATAATTATTCTATTATGGTTTCTGCCATATCAAACCCAGTTTATAAGATGGATAATGATAGTTCTATAAATTGTTTTGTAAATTGGGGTACAAATGATTATAATAATTATTCTTTAGAATATGCAAAAAAGGTTTCTAACATGATTGGAAATAGTGATACGCCTATTATTGATGCATTTTTTATAGCTTTTTCCAGAGATAGTAATTCAAACAAGTTAAAGGAAATTGCAAATGAGTGTAATGGATATTATAAAAAAGCTGTAGATGATAAAGCTCTAGATGAAGTTTATGATAAGTTATCTCAGCAGATTGCCAGTGATTTACCAATTCACAGTATTTATTTTGAGGAAACATTTCCTGATAATATAGAAATAGTAAATGTTCCACAAAATATGGAAATAAGAGGACAAAAAGTAATAGGAGATATAGGAAGTATTAATTATAACTTGAATAAAGAAACTAATCAGTTTGAAGCAGAACCTTTTGAGTTTGAAATAACTTTAAGAGCAAAGGAAACAGGCAGGTTTGTATTAGGTGAAAATGATACTTCATTTATTAGATATACAGATATTGACGGTACAGTAAATACTATTAAATATTTTCCTGAATCAGAAATTTCAGTATATGAAAATCAGCCGCCTGAAATTAAAGCAAAAATATCAAACAGTTTTGAATCTGATAAAATTTATAGATTAAATATAGATATTGATGAACCTGCTCAAATAGAAATTATGGATGTAAATGGAAATTCTTTAGGAAAATATACAAGAAATACAAAAGGTTCTTTTGATATAGAATTAAATAAAGAAGATTTAGTAGGAAATTATATAATTGTAAAGGCTATAGATTATTTTCAGAATGAAGTTGAAGAGAAAGTTCCTCTTATACAAATTAATGAAATAGACATTAGTGATAATATAAATGAAAATAATAATAGAGAAGGAAATATAAAAATAGTTACACAAGAAAATTCTATAATAAGAGAAATTACATTAAATGATATATTGCTGGGAGAAAATAGATTAACAGATAATGGAGAATATGTTCAACAAGTTGAATTAATTCACGGTATGAACAGCTTAAAAATAGTTGTAGTTAATGAATATAATAACATAGCTGAACTAAATTACAAGATTATGTCAGATAATACTTCTTTGAAAATTTATAGTAAATATAATAATAATCAAACGAAAATAATGCAAAAAACTGTTGAAGATATAAAATTTAATTTTAAAATAAATGTACCTGTAAATGATTTAGAATTTGTTTTAGATTTAACTAAAAATGCTGATAGTGATATAAATTTGAATACAATTTCAATTTTTGATGATAATGTTAAAATTATAAAAACAGATACGGGTAAAAATATTGAAGATATAAATGTTATGTCTACAATAAATCAAAATGGTAATTTAATAATATCAATAGATAAAGATTCACCTATAGAATCAGGGGAGTATACTATTTTAGTTCCTATTAAGGTTAACGATAATGAATTAGGAAATTCAAGTGAATTTAATTTGAATATTATTAAATATAAAATTAATGGCTCGGAAGTAGATTTGAAAGATTCGCCTGTTGAAATTAATATTAAGGTTGTAAAATTACCTGGTTTGCTTTAA
- a CDS encoding type IV pilus modification PilV family protein yields the protein MFKIIKSEKGLSLIELLVSIAILSIIIVPLSNMFLMAVKIDTKAKDKLIAVNLAQNVVEASRENEKYEINGNYSINGNIISQFKRYEILENQANPDSYYSAIITIEEDKPNEVKIYSIPSDSKRSSSELMQNLILTITDNYIEYDGKSVGYTKNAIKIECYDQDENYELVKNFKIKIKTEKEITIHIVKMISEGFSNNNDVSIDIIQGRAKIIDGLYCRVRSDNSFDTENNQNRLLKIKANISKNSETVTELNTIKKVK from the coding sequence TTGTTTAAGATTATAAAGAGTGAGAAAGGTTTGAGTTTAATAGAACTTCTAGTATCTATAGCAATTTTATCTATAATAATAGTTCCATTATCTAATATGTTTTTGATGGCTGTGAAAATAGATACAAAAGCTAAAGATAAGCTTATAGCAGTAAATTTAGCTCAAAATGTAGTTGAGGCTTCAAGAGAAAATGAAAAATATGAAATAAATGGTAATTATTCTATAAATGGCAATATAATATCTCAATTCAAAAGATATGAAATATTAGAAAATCAGGCAAATCCAGATTCTTATTATTCGGCTATTATAACTATAGAAGAAGATAAACCTAATGAAGTTAAAATTTATTCTATTCCTTCAGATTCTAAGCGTTCATCATCAGAACTCATGCAAAATTTGATTTTAACTATAACAGATAATTATATTGAATACGATGGGAAAAGTGTAGGTTATACAAAAAATGCAATTAAAATAGAATGTTATGATCAAGATGAAAATTATGAGTTAGTAAAAAATTTTAAAATTAAAATAAAAACTGAAAAGGAGATAACTATTCACATAGTAAAGATGATAAGTGAAGGATTTAGCAATAATAATGATGTAAGTATAGATATTATTCAGGGAAGAGCAAAAATAATTGATGGATTGTATTGTAGAGTAAGAAGTGATAACAGTTTTGATACCGAAAATAATCAAAATAGACTTTTAAAGATTAAGGCAAATATATCAAAAAATTCAGAAACTGTAACTGAATTAAACACTATAAAAAAAGTTAAATAG
- a CDS encoding PilN domain-containing protein, translated as MRDINFFSQYTQKRRDVLKKYTSLTLVIIIIFSTSVGVFIYNYKKIKSLEARLDLLKEYLSSKDVKEKLNEYKNIEKKAEILNMYYSSLTRIIDRIDSTDNINSDVINDIKNVMPKKMFITSLNANSREIYLQGVTVNRILIAEFLHNLKNLGYFSNVNVNVISKEHSQTDNLVFTVKCYFRDVTEDEVE; from the coding sequence ATGAGAGATATAAATTTCTTTTCACAGTATACTCAAAAGAGAAGGGATGTACTTAAAAAATATACGTCATTAACTCTGGTGATTATTATAATTTTTTCTACTAGTGTTGGAGTTTTTATTTATAATTATAAAAAGATAAAATCACTTGAAGCAAGACTTGATTTGTTAAAAGAGTATTTGAGTTCAAAAGATGTAAAGGAAAAATTAAATGAATATAAGAATATAGAAAAGAAAGCTGAAATATTGAATATGTATTACAGTAGTCTTACGAGAATAATAGATAGAATAGATAGTACTGATAATATAAATAGTGATGTCATAAATGATATAAAAAATGTAATGCCTAAAAAGATGTTTATTACTTCATTAAATGCAAATTCAAGAGAAATATATTTACAGGGGGTAACAGTAAACAGGATATTAATTGCTGAATTTCTGCATAATTTGAAAAATTTAGGGTATTTTTCTAATGTCAATGTAAATGTGATTAGCAAAGAGCACAGTCAAACAGACAATTTAGTATTTACAGTTAAATGTTATTTTAGGGATGTGACAGAGGATGAAGTTGAGTAA
- the pilM gene encoding type IV pilus assembly protein PilM: MFSNKVISLDIGSYSTKIVVGKFQNKVVYIEKAFSFETPSGTYEDGIILDTDSIKNVIDNYIKKEKVKVKNMVCTVGSTSLITRELILPFVKAKELDSMIKFEIEQQIPIEFDKYAVEYRVLKEFTEEDVKKLRVLVAVLPRDISEKYYNLVKDLKLKPVSLDIHSNAVSKLFDNEIKVNSENYSLGKTVVLIDLGHSYINVIIIEKGLLKFNRMIPLGGKDINMNIAKSYNLSLEKADIEKKEHGSIEFSNGTLSHPTVINEIFLSNIDAWIREIQRIFQYYTSRNMGNRVDQVYIYGGSSRIKGLVNYMEDRLGIPTFKLEELSAVKFSKDCSEIDIDQYLNCIAAIIRR, encoded by the coding sequence TTGTTTTCAAATAAAGTTATATCATTAGATATAGGTTCATACAGTACAAAAATAGTTGTAGGAAAATTTCAAAATAAAGTGGTTTACATTGAAAAGGCATTTTCTTTTGAAACACCATCAGGGACATATGAAGATGGCATCATTTTAGATACTGATAGTATAAAAAATGTAATAGATAATTATATAAAAAAAGAAAAAGTAAAGGTAAAAAATATGGTATGTACAGTAGGAAGTACATCTTTAATTACTAGAGAATTAATTTTACCTTTCGTTAAAGCAAAAGAGCTTGATTCTATGATTAAGTTTGAAATAGAGCAGCAAATTCCAATAGAGTTTGATAAATATGCAGTAGAATATAGAGTATTAAAAGAATTTACTGAAGAAGATGTAAAAAAATTGAGAGTGCTAGTTGCAGTCCTTCCTAGAGACATTTCTGAGAAATATTATAATCTAGTTAAAGATTTAAAATTAAAACCTGTTTCGTTAGATATCCATTCAAATGCAGTATCAAAATTATTTGATAATGAAATAAAAGTAAATAGTGAAAATTACAGTTTGGGTAAAACTGTTGTACTTATAGATTTAGGTCATTCATATATAAATGTAATCATAATAGAAAAGGGATTACTTAAATTCAATAGGATGATTCCCCTCGGTGGAAAAGATATAAATATGAATATTGCAAAATCTTACAATTTATCTTTAGAAAAAGCTGACATTGAAAAAAAAGAACATGGCAGTATAGAATTTTCGAATGGGACACTTTCTCATCCTACTGTGATAAATGAAATATTTTTATCTAACATAGATGCATGGATACGTGAAATACAGAGAATTTTTCAATACTATACAAGTAGAAATATGGGAAATAGAGTAGATCAAGTTTATATTTACGGTGGAAGTTCAAGAATTAAGGGTTTAGTTAATTATATGGAAGATAGATTAGGCATACCTACCTTTAAGCTCGAAGAATTAAGTGCTGTAAAATTTTCAAAAGACTGTTCGGAAATAGACATTGACCAGTATTTAAATTGTATAGCAGCAATTATAAGAAGGTAG
- a CDS encoding prepilin peptidase: protein MICVIIVFGILIGSFLNVCIFRIPQNESIVYPPSHCTVCGTKLNILDLIPVFSYLFLKGRCRYCGEKISPQYPIVELLNAVLYLLLYYEYSFGFLFIKYAIFSSLLIVIFFIDLKFQIIPDRLVVLGLAVSIIFNLYKLKIYFFDGLLGLIIGGGLFLIIAVATNGAMGGGDIKLMGILGFALGWKNILLITFISFVIGAVFSIFLLILKVKSRKDFIPFGPFIATASFITMLYGSQIIHWYISFIG, encoded by the coding sequence ATGATTTGTGTAATTATAGTTTTTGGAATTTTAATAGGTTCATTTTTAAATGTATGTATATTCCGTATACCGCAAAATGAGTCTATTGTATATCCGCCTTCACATTGCACAGTGTGTGGCACAAAATTAAATATATTAGATTTAATACCTGTGTTTAGCTATTTGTTTTTAAAGGGCAGATGCAGATACTGTGGAGAAAAAATTTCTCCACAGTATCCAATTGTTGAACTGTTAAATGCAGTTTTATATTTACTTTTGTATTATGAGTACAGTTTTGGATTTTTATTCATAAAGTATGCAATTTTTTCAAGTCTTTTAATAGTAATTTTTTTTATAGATTTAAAGTTTCAAATTATACCCGACAGATTAGTAGTATTAGGACTTGCAGTTAGTATTATATTTAATTTATACAAATTAAAAATTTATTTTTTTGATGGACTTTTAGGTTTAATTATTGGTGGAGGATTATTTTTAATAATAGCTGTTGCAACCAATGGAGCAATGGGTGGAGGAGATATTAAATTAATGGGCATTTTGGGTTTTGCATTAGGATGGAAAAATATACTGCTGATTACTTTTATTTCTTTTGTAATTGGAGCAGTTTTTTCTATATTTTTACTGATACTTAAAGTTAAAAGTAGAAAAGATTTTATTCCATTTGGACCATTTATAGCTACAGCAAGCTTTATAACTATGCTGTACGGAAGTCAAATTATACATTGGTATATTAGCTTTATAGGCTGA